The following coding sequences are from one Deinococcus metalli window:
- a CDS encoding DUF4142 domain-containing protein produces the protein MTDHPTVTAHTAGEAPSTNRRSLLKHLTATGVGLGLSGLASSALAGGATGPMKMDLNEKAFRVGVIGPAELSLITSQIAVDRATHVHAREFARFELREAIAVTTVLKELKTPVPPMDAKAKATLARIQSAAAGKDFDTAYIMAQHDNHVFLQQLATAYLANTTPNEPTFPEQQGRHLATLALNQFTEHVELTARILKELSY, from the coding sequence ATGACTGACCACCCGACAGTGACCGCCCACACCGCTGGAGAAGCCCCCTCCACCAATCGCCGCAGCCTGCTCAAGCACCTCACCGCCACCGGTGTGGGGCTCGGCCTCAGTGGACTGGCCTCGTCCGCCCTGGCGGGCGGTGCCACTGGCCCCATGAAGATGGACCTGAACGAGAAGGCCTTCCGCGTGGGCGTCATCGGGCCCGCTGAGCTCTCCCTGATCACCAGCCAGATCGCGGTCGACCGGGCCACCCATGTGCACGCCCGGGAGTTCGCCCGCTTCGAACTGCGGGAGGCCATTGCGGTGACCACCGTGCTCAAAGAGCTCAAGACCCCAGTGCCTCCAATGGATGCCAAAGCCAAGGCGACGCTCGCACGCATTCAGTCCGCTGCCGCTGGGAAGGACTTTGATACGGCGTACATCATGGCCCAGCATGACAACCACGTCTTTTTGCAGCAACTGGCGACGGCGTATCTGGCGAATACCACGCCGAATGAACCGACGTTCCCGGAGCAGCAGGGGCGGCATCTGGCGACGCTGGCCCTGAATCAGTTCACGGAGCATGTCGAATTGACGGCGCGAATCCTCAAGGAATTGAGTTATTGA